Within the Nitrospiraceae bacterium genome, the region AACTTCGCCCCGCAGGCTGAGGAAACGGAAGCAAATACGGCACATCCGGAACCGGCGAAGATAGCCCCGCACACGGCCGCAGATGCCACAACGGTGATAGTCTCGCGTGCTGAATTTCGACTTGGCGGCGCATTTGTTCTTAAGCGCTAAACGGGCCACTGGATCCCCCTTGCAATAGGCAGGGCGCAAAGCCCCCTGCGACTCTTATGTCCGGAATGGCATGCCCAAATGTTTGAGCAACGCCTTTCCCTCGTCATTCGTTTGAGCAGTGGTGACGAACGTGATGTCCATCCCATGAATCGATGCGATTCCATCGTATTCGATTTCAGGGAAAATCAGCTGCTCCTTGAGGCCCAGGGTATAATTCCCACGACCATCGAAGGCCTTCGGCGAGATGCCCCGAAAATCTCGGATTCGTGGCAACGCGAGCGTAACCAGACGGTCCAGAAACTCCCACATTCTTCGGCTTCGCAGCGTAACCTTGGCGCCGATCGGCATCCCCTGCCGCAACTTGAATCCGGCAATGGCCTTCTTCGCGCGGGTGATGACGGGCTTTTGCCCGGTGATCATGCCCAACTCCGTCGCGGCGCTCTCCAGAAGCTTCACGTTCTGAATAGCCTCGCCCATCCCGACGTTGAGTACGATTCGATTGAGCCGCGGCACTTGCATCGGATTCTGATATCCGAATTCCTTCATCAAGGCCGGAACCACACGATCGCGATAGGCATCACGCATCCGGGGAATGAAGCTGGACTCGTTGCCGGAATCCTGAGCGATCTCAGGAGCGGCCGTTTCTTTTTTTGTTGAGCGCGGGCCAGCTGCCTTGCCGCCCTTGCCTTTCTCTACTTTAGCCATGAACGTTCTTCCTGCTCCAAACTATTCGACCAGTTCTTTAGACTTCTTGCTCAGTCTTGCACGACGCCCATCGTCCTGACGCTTCACACCGAGTCGCGTCGGCTTGTGGGTGACGGGACAGAGGAACATCACGTTCGAGATCTCCAGTGGGGACTCCCTCTCGATGATGCCACCTTGCTTGAGCTGTTGGTTCGGCTTGGTGTGGCGCTTGATCATGTTCAGCTTTTCCACGACAACCTTGCCCTTCACACGATCGACCGAGAGCACCTTGCCCGACTTCCCGCGCTCCCGTCCGGTAACCACGATAACCGTGTCACCTTTCCGAATTTTTGTCTTGATGAGTGCCATTCCTGCCAGAACCTTTCTTGCCTAAAACTACAGAACTTCTGGCGCGAGGGAGATGATCTTCATGAACTTCTTCCAGCGAAGCTCACGAGCGACAGGACCGAAAATACGCGTCCCCACCGGCTCGCCCTGCGCATTGATCAGCACGCACGCGTTGCGGTCGAACTTGATGTACGACCCGTCATCCCGTCTGACCTCTTTCGTGGTCCGGACGATCACAGCACGGCTGACGTCCCCTTTTTTCACGGTGGCCTGAGGAATGGCCTCCTTGACGGTCACCACCACGATGTCGCCAAGCGAGCCGTACCGCCGCCGCGAGCCGCCAAGCACGTGAAAGCACATGACCTGCTTGGCGCCGGAATTATCGGCCACGTCCATGTATGTGTAATTCTGAATCATGCCCTGTCCTACTTACGACGCCGGAACGAGACGATCCGTCCAGCTGTTGGAGTTAGTCCCGCCTCTATCGTTCCGGTTGGCCCTTGACCATCACACGGACGACCCGCCAGTGCTTGTCCTTGC harbors:
- a CDS encoding type Z 30S ribosomal protein S14 encodes the protein MARLALKNKCAAKSKFSTRDYHRCGICGRVRGYLRRFRMCRICFRFLSLRGEVPGVRKASW
- the rplE gene encoding 50S ribosomal protein L5, whose product is MPRMRDAYRDRVVPALMKEFGYQNPMQVPRLNRIVLNVGMGEAIQNVKLLESAATELGMITGQKPVITRAKKAIAGFKLRQGMPIGAKVTLRSRRMWEFLDRLVTLALPRIRDFRGISPKAFDGRGNYTLGLKEQLIFPEIEYDGIASIHGMDITFVTTAQTNDEGKALLKHLGMPFRT
- the rplX gene encoding 50S ribosomal protein L24 — its product is MALIKTKIRKGDTVIVVTGRERGKSGKVLSVDRVKGKVVVEKLNMIKRHTKPNQQLKQGGIIERESPLEISNVMFLCPVTHKPTRLGVKRQDDGRRARLSKKSKELVE
- the rplN gene encoding 50S ribosomal protein L14, whose product is MIQNYTYMDVADNSGAKQVMCFHVLGGSRRRYGSLGDIVVVTVKEAIPQATVKKGDVSRAVIVRTTKEVRRDDGSYIKFDRNACVLINAQGEPVGTRIFGPVARELRWKKFMKIISLAPEVL